The Candidatus Edwardsbacteria bacterium sequence GGTGGCGGTAGCGCTGGAACAGGGCAAGGGCGAACTAATTCTTGCCGTGGCCGATGATGGGTGCGGAATAACCAGCCAAAAGATCTCCGGCGACGGCTCTCTGGGATTGGTGGGAATAAGGGAGAGGATCCGGCCCTGGGGCGGCAGGTTGGAAATTGCCGGGCTGCCCGGCAGGGGCACCACCGTAGCGGTTCACATCCCACTCAGCACTAAGGAGTGTAATGCTTAACATTATTTTAGTGGACGATCATCCTATCGTCCGCAAGGGCCTTCGCCAGATAATAACCGAGCAGGGGATATCCCGGTCGATAGACGAGGCTTCCGACGGCTCGGAGGCCATGGAAAAGATTTCTAAAAAGAAATACGATATTGTGATATTGGATATCTCCATGCCCGG is a genomic window containing:
- a CDS encoding response regulator transcription factor; the encoded protein is MLNIILVDDHPIVRKGLRQIITEQGISRSIDEASDGSEAMEKISKKKYDIVILDISMPG